One window of the Bradyrhizobium manausense genome contains the following:
- a CDS encoding type I polyketide synthase, which produces PGAAELIAELQALGAETVALVSCDVSDRAAIASVLNTLAPERPLTGVFHLAATLDDGIVPALTVERLDRVLQPKLDGAWHLHELTAEMDLAAFVLFSSVAALGSPGQANYAAANVFLDALAAERRHRGLAGQSLLWGLWEQRGVGMTAHLGRAELMRMRRQGVQALSLELGLNLLDAAQSQPEAMLVPIHLDVGAMQRQFGDDVPALYRGLVRSGLRKASTASSGDTNALRVRLAALGGESERLQALVELAQEEIAAVLASSGTASVPADQPLKELGLDSLMAVELRNRLSGRISAKLPTTFAFDYPTARAMARLLLEKLELDNVKSDLSIWGDEQIRRKLRDISIEALRKSGLLERLMMQPNDTSRRASDDELSAHIDDAETDSLLSIASELL; this is translated from the coding sequence CGCCGGGTGCCGCTGAGCTCATCGCCGAGCTGCAAGCACTGGGCGCGGAGACGGTCGCGCTCGTGAGCTGCGACGTCAGTGACCGCGCCGCAATTGCCTCTGTCCTCAACACCCTCGCGCCGGAGCGCCCGCTGACCGGCGTGTTCCACCTGGCCGCGACGCTCGACGACGGCATCGTGCCGGCACTGACAGTGGAGCGGCTCGATCGCGTGCTGCAGCCCAAGCTCGACGGCGCCTGGCATCTGCACGAGCTGACGGCCGAGATGGATCTCGCGGCGTTCGTGCTGTTCTCCTCGGTGGCCGCCCTCGGCAGCCCGGGCCAGGCGAACTACGCCGCGGCAAACGTGTTCCTCGATGCGCTCGCGGCCGAGCGGCGGCATCGCGGCCTGGCCGGGCAGAGCCTGCTGTGGGGCCTGTGGGAGCAACGTGGCGTCGGCATGACCGCGCATCTCGGCCGGGCCGAGCTGATGCGGATGCGCCGCCAGGGCGTGCAGGCGCTCTCGCTCGAGCTCGGGCTCAATCTGCTCGACGCGGCACAATCACAGCCGGAAGCGATGCTGGTGCCGATCCATCTGGATGTCGGCGCGATGCAGCGCCAGTTCGGTGACGACGTGCCGGCGCTGTATCGCGGCCTGGTGCGCAGCGGATTGCGGAAGGCCTCAACGGCATCGAGCGGCGACACCAATGCCTTGCGGGTGCGGCTTGCCGCGCTCGGCGGCGAGAGCGAGCGGCTACAGGCGCTGGTGGAGCTGGCCCAGGAAGAGATCGCAGCCGTGCTGGCCTCATCAGGCACTGCTTCGGTGCCGGCGGACCAGCCGCTGAAGGAGCTTGGACTCGATTCGCTGATGGCGGTCGAGCTGCGCAACCGCCTCTCGGGGCGCATCAGCGCCAAGCTGCCGACCACCTTCGCCTTCGACTACCCGACTGCCCGCGCCATGGCGCGCCTCCTGCTGGAGAAGCTCGAGCTCGACAACGTCAAGTCAGATCTGTCGATCTGGGGGGATGAGCAAATCCGCCGGAAGCTACGGGACATTTCGATCGAGGCGCTCCGTAAATCGGGCCTTCTCGAGCGCCTCATGATGCAGCCGAACGATACGTCACGGCGTGCAAGCGACGATGAATTGTCCGCGCATATTGATGACGCGGAAACCGACTCTTTGCTGAGTATTGCGTCTGAATTGCTCTGA